A region of Paenibacillus thiaminolyticus DNA encodes the following proteins:
- the rplC gene encoding 50S ribosomal protein L3, whose amino-acid sequence MKGILGKKLGMTQVFTPEGNVVPVTVIEAGPCVVLQKKDVENDGYEAIQIGYADKKEKRSTKPEVGHAKKANTTPKRYVKELRGVDLSQFEVGQELKADIFAEGEFVDVTGISKGKGFAGVIKRWGQSRGPMSHGSRYHRGPGSMGSIQANRVPKGKRLPGHMGSETVTIQNLEVVKVDAERNVILVKGSIPGPRNSFVNVKQAIKK is encoded by the coding sequence ATGAAAGGTATCTTAGGTAAAAAGCTCGGCATGACTCAAGTGTTTACCCCAGAAGGTAACGTAGTGCCGGTAACTGTTATCGAAGCAGGTCCTTGCGTCGTTCTTCAAAAGAAAGACGTCGAGAACGACGGTTATGAAGCTATCCAAATCGGCTATGCTGATAAAAAAGAAAAAAGATCGACGAAGCCGGAAGTCGGCCACGCGAAGAAAGCTAATACAACGCCTAAGCGCTACGTAAAAGAACTTCGTGGTGTGGATCTTTCTCAATTCGAAGTTGGCCAGGAGCTGAAGGCCGACATCTTTGCAGAAGGTGAATTCGTTGACGTTACAGGTATCTCCAAAGGTAAAGGATTCGCAGGCGTAATCAAGCGCTGGGGCCAAAGCCGCGGACCAATGTCTCACGGCTCCCGTTATCACCGCGGTCCTGGTTCCATGGGTTCCATCCAAGCGAACCGCGTGCCTAAAGGCAAGCGCCTGCCAGGCCACATGGGAAGCGAAACCGTAACGATTCAAAACCTCGAAGTTGTCAAAGTGGATGCAGAACGCAATGTCATCCTCGTCAAAGGCTCCATTCCGGGTCCGAGAAACAGCTTCGTTAACGTTAAGCAAGCTATCAAAAAGTAA
- the rplW gene encoding 50S ribosomal protein L23: protein MKDPRDIIKRPIITERTADMMNDLKYVFEVDIRANKTEIKQAVESIFKVKVANVNTLRVPAKPKRYGRYSGYTTEWKKAFVTLAKDSKPLEFFETV from the coding sequence ATGAAAGACCCTCGCGATATCATTAAGCGTCCCATCATCACTGAACGCACAGCTGACATGATGAACGACCTGAAATATGTATTTGAAGTCGATATCCGTGCGAATAAGACGGAAATCAAGCAAGCCGTTGAGTCGATTTTCAAAGTTAAGGTAGCGAACGTGAACACGCTTCGCGTGCCAGCCAAGCCGAAGCGCTATGGCCGCTACTCCGGATATACAACCGAATGGAAGAAAGCATTCGTCACGCTGGCGAAAGACAGCAAGCCGCTTGAATTCTTCGAAACGGTATAA
- the rplD gene encoding 50S ribosomal protein L4, producing the protein MPKVAVYNISGAQVGEIELADTVFGIEPNKHVLHDAVVMQLASMRQGTHKVKTRSEVSGGGRKPWKQKGTGRARQGSIRSPQWKGGGTVFGPTPRSYAYKLPKKVRRLAIKSALSSKVLAEQIIVLDQLTMNAPKTKEFAAILNNLKVDRKALVVVPEYNDNVALSARNIPSVKLVAADGVNVYDVLRHEKLIITKDAVQKVEEVFA; encoded by the coding sequence ATGCCAAAAGTAGCAGTATACAACATCAGCGGTGCGCAAGTCGGCGAGATCGAATTGGCTGACACGGTATTCGGTATTGAACCGAACAAGCACGTGCTTCATGATGCGGTTGTTATGCAGCTTGCATCGATGCGTCAAGGTACGCACAAAGTAAAAACCCGTTCTGAAGTTAGCGGTGGTGGCCGCAAGCCTTGGAAACAAAAAGGAACTGGACGCGCGCGTCAAGGATCCATTCGTTCGCCACAATGGAAAGGCGGCGGTACGGTATTCGGTCCGACACCACGCAGCTATGCGTATAAGCTTCCTAAGAAAGTTCGCCGTCTGGCAATCAAATCCGCACTGTCTTCCAAAGTTCTGGCAGAGCAAATTATCGTCTTGGATCAATTGACGATGAATGCGCCGAAGACGAAGGAATTCGCTGCAATCTTGAACAATCTGAAAGTGGACCGCAAAGCGTTGGTCGTTGTGCCTGAGTACAATGACAATGTGGCACTCTCCGCTCGCAACATTCCTTCTGTGAAGCTCGTTGCAGCAGACGGTGTGAACGTATATGACGTGCTTCGCCATGAGAAGCTCATCATTACGAAGGATGCGGTTCAGAAGGTAGAGGAGGTGTTCGCGTAA
- the rpsJ gene encoding 30S ribosomal protein S10, with protein sequence MAKQKIRIRLKAYDHRILDQSAEKIVETAKRSGAGVSGPIPLPTEKQVITILRAVHKYKDSREQFEMRTHKRLIDIVNPTPQTVDALMRLDLPSGVDIEIKL encoded by the coding sequence ATGGCAAAGCAAAAAATTCGTATCCGCTTGAAAGCATACGATCACAGAATTCTTGACCAATCCGCTGAGAAAATCGTTGAGACGGCAAAACGTTCCGGTGCAGGAGTATCCGGGCCAATCCCGTTGCCAACGGAGAAGCAAGTTATCACGATTCTTCGTGCGGTGCACAAGTACAAGGATTCCCGCGAGCAGTTCGAAATGCGCACGCATAAGCGACTGATCGACATCGTGAATCCAACGCCGCAAACGGTGGATGCGCTGATGCGTCTGGACTTGCCGTCCGGTGTAGATATCGAAATTAAGCTGTAA